Within Plodia interpunctella isolate USDA-ARS_2022_Savannah chromosome 17, ilPloInte3.2, whole genome shotgun sequence, the genomic segment tttaaaaaaaattgggtaatatataataaaagtaagttAATGCTACCTATGAGAGGAagattaattagttttaaagtgTGATAACATAAATCGTGTATTGGAAATACTACATATCTCCttctttaataaaagtaagttAATGCTACCTATGAgaggaaaattaattaattttaaagtgtgATAACATAAATCGTGTATTGGAAATACTACATATCTCCTTCTTTAGTTGGAGGCACAACGGGAGAACACATGTCCCTGCCAATTGAGGACAGGAAGAAGCTGATCTCCGAGTGGGTGAGGGTCGGGAAATCTTTGGGCATCCACATCATGGTTCAAGTTGGTGGGACCGCCTTCCCATACGTCATTGAGTTGGTaagtaaaaatcttataatCTTTCTTTGATAGTTCAACAAGGTGCAGAAGGGAAAGCcagtatgttatatatatatgtattgtgttcATAGTGTCGGAGACTCATGCCCAAGAtctgctttcctactttttctcccTCACTCTGCATGGCTTTTGACATCTTTAGTTGTCAAGCCATTGGCCCTCGTCCTTTACGACATCAAGCTAGCACTTTTTGGGTTTAACCCTGCCTAATTGCCTGGCGAAAACGGCATGGCCAGACAATTATTGGGCCAATTTTCGGCCCTATTTGTTCTTTTACTAACTAaggttaaatggtctgtgctacctacataataatttcattcatatcTACTCTTTCTTTGCACaagttgtttctttttattaatttgaacatAATTTTTCCAATCTTAATGAAATCATTACACCAATTTATCTTGTgataaatttgtttactatCCTGTTATCTTAACATACAATCCTTCATTGAACGAAGTTGGAAATAAGATATAGTAATTATCATCAAGATACACAATATGGGGATTTGCAAACTATCGTGGgggttttaattatatatagtgAGTTTCCAATAGACCCAGTGCTGGATATGGACCGCCGTAGATTTCCACACTCGAAACTctggtattattatatattaagacTGAATGTACATGTATTaccaaagataaaaaatattcctgtTATCTTATCATTGCGTATTATATAACTACcgacttatttattaatgtaattcatttgtttgttattatttagctTATCAGAGAGCTGTgctttatttgtgaaaaatgtaatgaaatatttgtacGCGAAGACTGCAATAGttaagaacactctcgattgtttttcaaataactGATGCTCTGGACAAGCATACAGATAGACGTTCAACTTTAAACTCCACCTATTCTGCagtcggggtttaaaaatgtgcagtaataaaTGAACAATTCTGACATTCTCAAATGTTCTGCCTAAATATCTTAGGTGGTGTTAGTAAAAAGTTACTTATTCAGCTCACAGATTTTGTCTAAATAGTTGGAAAATTTGATGTCTAattaaattccaaattcaCGATTCCAGGCGAAATACTGCGAGAAGGTTGGCGTTGATTCCCTTCTCACGTTGCCTGAACTGTACTTCAAGCCAGCCAAGGTGGATGACTTGGTATTCTACATAGAACAGATCGCCAAAGCGGCACCCAAGTTGCCTGTTCTGTATTACCATATTCCCAGCATGAGCAAGGTGGAATGTAAGTTTAAGCAATGACTTCTGGGTTACTGCTGATCGTACGATACTAAGTTGTtatagtgaaaaaatattgttacgtTGAAATCGATATTATCAGTAATTCACATGAATTTGTTTGCGATTCTTTTAATtccttattttatacttacgaGGTAGATATATGACTACTATAATCGATTATATTCAGCTTGTTTGCTACAACCAACAATAGGCTGTAGCCTGCCCAGCAGacattttattgtgaaaacGTGGTATTTAAgaggtaaattatttataggaaATTTAgatacgtaaataaaatatttcattgtaaGTATTGATACGAATAACTATAGGTACGACTGTAATCACAGCTGGGACCTCTTAAGCACTTAGGAGTTAGAGATAAGAAATGCATTTAgatgcatatttttttgcgGCTGCGATGAATAATATAGCGCCAGTTCTTTGTCTCGCtctggaagtcggcagtagacttagtttttgACTTCAATAGGTGATCTAGATAATATCATAGTTGAcacaaagatttttaatttgatttagtGGACATGCCAGCGTTTGTCGCAGCAGCTTCGGCTCGCGTTCCCAACTTCAAGGGCATAAAGTTTACCCACAACGACCTCAGTGTTGGCGCTCAAGTTTTGAGGACCCTTAAAGATGGCCAGGAGGTGTTCCTTGGTGCTGATACTGTAAGTATAAACTTGTGGTTCCCACCTTCTGTGGATGGCGTACGACTAAGTGGCATGTATAAACCTGGTAGAATTCGAGCTGGCGGCCAATCGTGAGCCGTGTCTCAACTTCACGAGTATGTGGAAGAATATTCCTTTTGAAGTGTCCTGTACCTTAGTCTTCTAGGCGTGAGTCTCATCCGTTTAACGCCAAGattatattcttaaaattaactataatattcgttttattttgttttatcattgGAAGGTCAAACGCCATTCTTAGGTTATAGGTAGATACAAAAATGGAAACATTCGACCGCTTAAAGGcactcatatattttttgttattgttgatctatgtaattttttcgGTCACTATGTCGGGTTCGGTTTGGTGTAATTTAGTTTTGTGTATGATATCTTTTTCATATAGCTGCTAGCGCCCGCGGCGTTGCTCGGCATCCGTTCCAGCATCGGGACCACCTTCAACCTGTTCCCTCGACTGGCCGTTGAGATTCTCCAGGCTGTGCAGAGTAAAGATGGAGAGAAGGCGCGGGCGCTGCAGGAGAAGCTGTGCAAGGCGGTGGAGGCTCATGTTGTTGAAGGTTTGTGGGAAACAAGAATGAAACAAGACCGTGTTAAGGTCCTATGTAGTCGCACACTAGGGCAATCTGATGATTGCGCTTGTGTTGTGTTAGTGCTGGTGTTCGCTaagaaatactaataattttcttagcgaaaaataaagaatgatCTGTGATGTGTGTGTTTAagtgtaatattattgatatattgttgttaatttattagtgaactattttagcattttttatatatatttattttttatattatattataatccattcgaaactattttaaattaaatcgtaTTGACTgctttgtatttttctaaGTATAATgagattaaattaatttagatattttttccattttttcgcgcaatgtttttatttgttaaatttaacgaTTTGTACTCGATGCCCACGACACAGACCTAGCCTAGTGCGGGAtcgtttgttattttatatgcatgtaattcttttcgagaaataaataattcttattcttaATTCTTATCTTGACAAATTGatacactagataaagaatttttttagaaaGTGTGTTACctttatagtatagatattgGTGACTTAATTGTGTAATGctttaaaactgaaaaaatataaaatactttataggACTCCCTTCTCCACCGAATGCCAAAACATTATGATTGAGCATaatctgtaattttatttccataggTGAATGGGTGCCAATCATGAAAGCGGGAATGGAGATTGTCACTGGCTTCAAGATGGGACCTCCAGCGTACCCCCAAAGACCCATCTCTGCTGAAGCAAGACAAAGAATCCAAACCAAACTCAGGGCTTTGGGTCTCGCCAAGTAGATTTAAGAAAAAACACATATAATaactataagtatattttgtaaaattttgatggAACAAGCGTCGCTTTTcgagtaaacaaataaaccgACCTATTTTTACTGTCTACGATGTAGTTAACATTATATATCCAGGTAAATCAGTCTTTAGCTCAGTAACTATAAAGCCTAATGACATTTCCTTCCAATTACTCCGAATCAACCACGTTAAAGCCTGAATTTCTCAAATGCTCTGAAAGTCTGAATCTCTTGGAGTTATCGAGAGATAATTGCGGCAGCCTTGGGGGACCAACCTTGATTCCTGTTAGAAGTTCCATTGCGGCTTTCATTGAGGGGACAAAGTCTCCTGAAGAAAGAAAATGAGCATTAATGATAACGTTATTGCTTGTCGGAAGGTCACTAGAAGACGTGGCAAGCCTCTTAAAAATGAGGCAGTCTTATTAAATCAAACATCGTTGCGTACCGCAAGAAAAGATCTAGAATTAAAATCCACAAAAAGACAATGAAAAAAGCGCTGAGAAGCTTCAATCCTTTCCTTACCCTGAGCAGCTATTCCAGCCACCAGATTGT encodes:
- the LOC128676939 gene encoding N-acetylneuraminate lyase-like, coding for MSQSSTGAKPVRLCSLAETNKTNIMVSFTVQGLVPPVFTAFNDDHSVNYNIIPSYAKFLADAGIKAVLVGGTTGEHMSLPIEDRKKLISEWVRVGKSLGIHIMVQVGGTAFPYVIELAKYCEKVGVDSLLTLPELYFKPAKVDDLVFYIEQIAKAAPKLPVLYYHIPSMSKVELDMPAFVAAASARVPNFKGIKFTHNDLSVGAQVLRTLKDGQEVFLGADTLLAPAALLGIRSSIGTTFNLFPRLAVEILQAVQSKDGEKARALQEKLCKAVEAHVVEGEWVPIMKAGMEIVTGFKMGPPAYPQRPISAEARQRIQTKLRALGLAK